Below is a genomic region from Lutra lutra chromosome 18, mLutLut1.2, whole genome shotgun sequence.
CCGGCGGTGGCCCCGGCTGTGGCTCCGGGAACGGCTGCGGTGGCGCCGGTGTCTGTCTCGGGACCGGGATCGGGACGACTTGCGTCGCTCCCTGGAGGTAGATCTGGACCTCCTGCGACGCCGgtcccgggatcgtgacctgcaGCAGACAACCAGAAGGCTCTGAAGGCCGGGAGGCCTCATCCCAGCAGCCCTTCTCCGGCAGGAGCTTCTGCTGGATGCCTCAGTGGCACCTCCCCTTCCCTCCGACTAATTTACAACTGGGGTTCGCAACAGTCCCATCACTGCACAATTACGGCCTCCTCCCACTGATGCTTCCTGAAAACACCCGCCACCCCAAGGCCTTGCCAGTACCTTCTGACTCCCCCTCTCATTTACAGTGGGCCCCCCTCCTGCACTAAGGCCCCAACCAGCCCGacaacagacagacagacggggCTGAGCTTGGTCCCtcaccagccctgcccaccaGATAACAAGTGTGAAGCTGTAAAAGTTAACTATCAAGGAAAAAATGCATGAGGAGGAGCaccgtgggtggttcagtcagttaagtgacttttggtttcggctcaggttgtgacctcagggtcatgagactgaggtCCAGGACCGGCCACACGCACAGGGCAGCATCTGActgggactctctccctctcaaacgaACATGTTAATGGATCTGGAAACCTACCTCCTCCGATCTCTGGTTCTGGATCCAGacctaaaatggaaaagaaaagcatgaacAATTTTCCCCAAACAGCCGTGCCCCGCAGCCTACAAGGCGAAGGAGTGCCGGCTGCCCACCGAGTCCTGTTGTTTTCCAGCGGCTCATGCACTCCCAGGCCCACAGCTCCAAGTGTCAACGCTCACAGTATgaggccagcccccagcccccgggGTCAGACACTACACCCGAAGCTCGACAACGGACTCGCACAGCTACAGACGGTCACAGAGCAGACGCCAACAACGAGCAGCATCTAAAGTCGCCAGAGGACACCAAAGTTGAAGCAAAGCCTCGAGTTCCAGACACAAGTTCACTGCTCGGTGAGGGTGACATGACCTCCTTGGGAAATACACGATACGTGGGTCCTCACCCTACACCCTGTTCTACAGCAAAACCGGACAAGACCACCGGCACAGTGTGCTACGCGGGACGTGACAGAAGATGTCCGTGCATCTGAAGGGTCATCTGACAGGTTCTTAAAAAGCAGTTTTTCCAACGCTACTAATATTTACACCTTacatttgtcttaaaaaaattttttttaagattctatttatttgacagagatcacaagcaggcagagaggcaggcagagagagagggagggaagcaggctccccactgagcagagagcccgatgcggggcttgatcccaggaccccgggatcatgacctgtgctgaaggcagaggcttaacccgctgagccacccaggcgcccctgtcctagAAATCCTAGGGAATTTTATAAACCACTGAAACATACCAAAATCAGGATGATCGCTAAAGTACTTGTtcatttataggggcacctggatggctcagtcagttaagcttccgactctttgtttcggctcaggtcatagtctcagggtcctaggaacgaccccccacataaggctctacccagtggggagtccgcttgaggATCTCTGCCTTtgtccccccccgccccgtctctgtcaaatgaatgaaatctttaagaaacaaaacaaagacaccGGGAGGCTCAGCCTGCTGAGCCcgtgccttcagcttgggtcatgatcccaaggtactgggatcgagccccacttcgggctccctgcttagtggagagcctgcttctccccatcctgcTCCCCCGGCTTGCgttctctaccaaataaataaaaacagagcacctggatggctcagtgggctaagcctctgccttcggctcaggtcatgatctcagggtcctgggatcgagccccgcatcgggctctctgctcagcggggagcctgcttcctcctctctctctgcctgcctctctgcttacttgtgatttctctctgtcaaataaataaataaaatctttaaaaaaaaaaaaaaaaaaagcaggcggAGGACCTTGAGACACGGGGGGCTCAGTCGGCTTAAGGgtcttcagctcacgtcatgatcctggggtcctgggacggagctgCGTGTTtggctccctgctaagctgggagtctgcttctccctctccctctccctctgcccccagcttatgtttctctctcttgctctccttcaaataaataaataaaatctttaaaaattttttaaagaaataagtaagaaataaaaaggtagaggatccaaacttttttttttttcaaagagaacaCACAGGTGGCTGACAGgatcatgaaaagatgctccacatccctcATCACAAGGGAAAcgcaaagcaaaaccacagtgGGGTATTACGGCCTCCCATCGGTTAGAGAAGCAACAGGAAATAACCAACGCAGCAACACAGAACAGGACGACGAACACGGGAAGAGATAACAAGCGCGTGAGGACGTGGGCAGAAGGCACCCTCGTGCACGGCTGGCGGGCAGGGGACCTACCAGAGCCGCTGTGCAGAACAGTGTGCAGGAGTCTCCAAAGGTCAGAACTAGAACTACCACATGGTCCCGTGACCCCACTTCTGAGCatttacccaagaaaatgaaagcaggtTCTTGAAAAGACCGCCGCACCCTCACGTTCATCGCATCATTATTTATAAGGGCCAAGCCACGGAGACAACCCAGTGTCCACCCACAGACGAATGTGAGGTACGTACACAGGGCAGCATCACTCAGCCATGAAACAGGATATCCTGCCACACGGGACAGCATGGACACACCGCGAAGACATCGTGCTGCGTAACATCAGTCCGAGAGAGACACAAATAGCCTATGATCTTGGtgatatgcagaatctaaaaacccccaactcacagatacagagaaggaACAGGCTGGTGTTGCCAGAGGAGGGCGGGGGGGGTGGATGGGCCAAGACGgcgaagggaggggagagggaaagggcagTTAAGGCGCGTCACTGCAGGGGCACGGTGTCAGCTCTTACAGGGACCCGCACACgcacgcacccccccccccgccacggaAGTGGTCACTTTGGTGGAAAAAGGGACTTAGGTGTTTTGCTTAATACATTTTTAGACTGTCTGAAtctctcttggttttgtttgaaTCTCTTTACAATCAAAATCTGTTAGGTAATTaaagtaatgaaaagaaacacaaaaaattcAACAGTTATTTGTCGTTTCTGAATTACATAGTAATTCTTCCAGGAAAGCCCAGCTTCTGGGCCTTTCGAGGATGGTGAGATCTCTCCCGACAGTGTGGTCCTGGCTCCAGCCTTCTCCTGAACTCTGACCAGATGTCTCCCAAGCTTCTCCAACTGAGTATGACCAGAGCCAAATTCCACCCCCCATCACCCCCTCAACAGCCCTTTACACTGCTCCATCTTCTCCATCCCCCCCGGTGGCAACTCTAGGCCAGAAACCCTGAGGCCCGCTCTATTTCCCCTTTGCTTGCCTCACAAGCCTGCATCAGCCGATCTTCTCCGCTCCACCCCCAAAACACACCCAGATCCTTCTCACCCTCCCTGTAACCCGGCACCCCTTCACCAGACTCCCGCGGCGTCCACCCCTACCATCTTCGCTTGTTCTCAGCAGGGCCCCACACCTCGGTCAGCTCCAGAGTCTGCTCAGACCGATGGCCCTTCCCTGACGGACGTCCGCCCACCAAGTATGGCTGCGCGGACAGAGCACGCTCCGGCTACGGAGAGCCTCAGCTCCGGCCCGGCTTGGGTGAGCGCCGCGCAGCCACGAGGCAGGTCAGGGCACGGCAGGCTCCTCTCCCGCTTCTCCTGCAGTGCTGCCCTCCACCTTCCGAGCTGCGAGTCAGGTGGCCTCAGCAGCGCGCACAGCCCCGGACGACTGTCCACACCACACGGCGCTCCCCCAGGCCGGCCCAAACTCCGCTCTTCTGAGCAGGCTGCGTGTCGGCTCACTCTGCTTTTAAGGGCCACACGGGTCCGTGGCAGACCTCGACGGCTACAAGCCAGACCGCAAGGAAGGGGCAGGGTTAGGGTCGGGCGGAGGTGCGCACTGTGGACTCACCTCCTGCTCAGGCGCTCCTcccgctctctctcctctctcctccgcAGGCGATcctggtttctcttctcctgcttttcAGCCACAGTTTTCTACATAAGCACAAAGTTGGAAAATGAGACAAGAAGCTCTACCAGTGAGTATTTATGGGGCGCTaaggggctcagtcgttaagcgtctgctttcagctcaggtcacggtctcgaggtcctgggatggagccccgcgctgcccgctcagagggaagcctgtttcttcctctcctgcgccccccgcttgtgttccctctctctctccctcttccctgtcaaataaataaattaaatctttaaagagaaaaaagcactTTTACATGATCTCAATATTAGTAATTTAGAAATCTAAAGGAAACTCTTAAGAGGAACATAATCACCTCTAACACTTCTTAatggaaaatacatgaaaataatgcTACCACAGAAACTCACCCTAAGTTCAGTGACCAACTGCACACTCTAGTTCTAAGTCACAGAAACTGATCTTCTGCTTCACACCAGTCCAGAACGTTCGTTTTTTACCGAAGGAGCCTCCACACACGTTATGGTTACACCGTGACCAACCATACCCTGCTGGCCAGGAGCAGCCCGTCCCTGGGGTGCTGAGCGCTCTAGCGGCTTTACAGCCGGCCTCACGGGACAGCAGGCCAGGGGAGGCAGACCGTGAAATGGCGTTCTTTGGTATTTTATTACGAAGTCCTCTCTACACCCACCACGGGGCTCAAACGTACAGCCCCacgatcaagagtcacgtgctccacagACAGAGCCGGCCAGGCGCACCTGCCCCTGGCTTTCAGCACCAAGCTCGAAACGGGGCTCATCAGGCCCAACGGTGGACAGAGCAGAGAAGACAACGCAGCAGACAGGGGGAGCCCGGGGAAACTCCACTATGGAcactgctgagctcagagcactagctccacacccccaccctcaACACCAACCCAAGGCCTCTTCATGCCCCCACTCCCTGCTGACGAAGCCCTAAGGGGAAGTAAAACAGGGCCAGGGAGACAAAGGGCCACCAATCTTCTCATGCTCACGGAGGCACAAAGGATAACCCCGCACCTCAGTGCGGACTGGAGCCAGGCCCCTGAACGAAGGGTACAGCAAGGACTGAGGGGAGAAGCCAGCTGGCCCCCTCACAGCACTCACGAGGTGCAAGAGCCCTCCTGTCTGGCCCCCTGGACTCTCCAGCCCGCGCTTCACTTGCCCTGCCCCTGGCAGGCACACAGGACGGACACATGAAGATCAAGGATGGGCATTTCAGCCCCTCGACTGAAAGGCTTCCTAAAGGGGAAGTGACTGAGCACAGGGCTGTGGTCTGGGATTAGCTCCTTTCCAAAcacctctgcttccttccagcCCTAAGTAAGGCGGCCTTGCCTTGCTACTGCCTTGGTGTGTGGCCTGGGGTGAGGACTTCTGGGACCGAGGTAAGCGAAGCCATCTCGGACCAGGGCCCAGAGCTCTCACCCTCCTGACTGTTCAGAGGGACACTTCTAGACAAGTTTTCTGTTGTTAGTCTAATCGCCATTATCAAAATCTGTAATAGGTTTGGGTTGTCTGGATCAACTTCGTACCACTCACTCTAAAAAGACAAAGGCTGCCTTCTAGATCTAGTTAATACTTAAATTCCTcacgggcacctggctggctcagctggtagagcacgGGGCTCTTGATCTGGGCGTTTTAAGCTGGAGCCCTTGTTGCGTGTaaagattactgaaaaataaaaatctttaaaaaaacaaaaacaaggggcgcctgggtggctcagtgggttaaagcctctctgccttcggctcaggtcatgatctcagggtcctgggatcgagccccggatcgggctctctgctcagtggggagtctgcttccctctctttctgcctgcctctctgcctacttgtgatctctgtctgtcaaataaataaataaaatcttaaaaaacaaaaacaaaaacaaaaacttaagttCTTAAGGTTTTAGGGGAAAATTTTTCAATATAGTCTCatctcttttagaaaaatacatgttaaaataaaaggctttcaggtataaaaaataacaaaacaaaatgatggtgTGATAGGAAACGGAAATACAATTTAAAGGAGAAATGGAAGGGCctcctgggtggtttagtccATGAAGCATCggactccagctcaggtcatgatctctgggctctgtgctcagcggagagtctacttggggattctctcttattctctcccgtccctccccctgctcacacacatgctctttctcgcaaataaacatatcttttaaaaaatctataataaaatgtaatcacTTTTGAAAATTCTAGTGGGAGCACAGGAGCAAATTGTTCTAAGACCAGTGGCGGCCACCCCAGCTCCGCTCCCAGGGCCAAGTTTACCTCTCACCTACAGGAAACCCCTTCTCAAGTGCAGGGCTGTCCCCTGCTCTTCAGAGGACACAAAAGGCCTCCACCTTCACTGTCATAGTGTCCTCATCAGGTGCCATGCATCTTTCCACCAAACCTCATGTGGCCAGAAGGAAGACCTGCACAGCCCCCAGTAACCCATCCTAGTGGTCCCTACACAGCAGGGAGGACTCTGCCAATctgaaaaataattcagagtATCAAAAATGCTCACCCTTCCCTCTGAGTGCTCCACACCCAAGGTAAGTTTCAGAGTCTACCCCAGGAAACTAAGGAGCCTGAGGAAGAGACAAAGGTGGGCAGTTGTGGAGCAGTCCGTCCAAAACGCCCCACCACGTTCTCGTCCTTCCAAGGAGGCTCAAAGGCAAGGGCCAGGCAGTGTGATCTTCTGTCTAGCCTCACCACTCTCCATGCACGCACCTCTGCCCAAGGAGAGAAACAAGACTCCGGGTTCTTCCCATCTCCAACCAAAAGTTATTTCAGGGGTGTGCGAGAGCTCTGTGTACCAGAGGACTAGactgtgtttttttcctgcaaacaactgcaaactaaaaaaaaatagtcaaggtCCCTTCCCTCCGGATTCTAAGACCTTAGTTCTCATGTGAACAAAGTGACAAACTGAATATTTCACTATAAAATTCAAGACATATTCTTAGAAAAGATCAAAATAgtggtgcctgggaggctcagttaagtgtctaaagtcacgtcatgatcccagggtcctgggattgagccccacgctgggctccctgctcagagctaGGAGTCTGCCTGTCCTTCTGCACTCCCCTCCCCAATTTGTGCACACTCTCtagtaaataattaaatctttaaaaaaaaaaagaaaaaagaaaaaaaaaagaagaaaaaaaggtcaaAACACAAGGTTTTCTACAAGTTAATACAAAGCCATCACAAGACTGCCTGGGTTTCTCCAGAAACAACATATTAACATACCCTCAACTGATCAAGCTTCTCTCGGATCTGAATGAACCCCAAGTGTAACTTGCCCCCGAAGTGGTCTGCGAGACGACGGTCATTGTCGTGGAGACCAAGGTAGGCAGAACAGACCTCACAGACACGCAGCTTCTGCTGTTGAAAACTGGACGCGGGCATGGAATTTCTGTATTCTTCCTGGAGAATGGGaacaaagcaatgaaaatgaGGTACACAGAACCACAACTAAATATTCAACCCCCAAATGGAAATATTTGAAGGGACTATAGAGATAactttgaaataaacaaaaactcatCATTTACAAGCTTCAGATGTTTGTAACTGACTCGATTTCCATCATTTATTACGAAATGAACAATCATGATTTCAAAGCAATAAGGAACGTTCAAACTGCTTGGGACAAGCAGGAGGCTGTCTGCTCTCAGAGGCCAACAGGGAAGGCAGGCCTCAGGTACGTGCAGTGGAGACCTCTAGGAGGACCAGAGAACCAAGGGAGACTCTTCAAAAGGGGccttccaaaaaacaaagcacaaaaaccaaaccaaataaccAAGCAAAATACACAACAGCCACTCATGGAGGTATTCCAAGGTCCAGAAAGCTGTATGCCAACTCTGCCTTAAAGGCTAAAATTTGGACCAACAAATACATTACACACTCTCTTCAAAAGAGAGTATGTCCAACAAAACAGACTAAAACACACCTCTGTGGCAGCAACTCCAGCAGAACAGATGTAATACAGAAGAAATGAAGTAAGATATGGTTCCTGATGCTGGTGCCAAAGTCAAAACATTCCTTTAAGACCCaggtttaaggggcgcctgggtggctcagttggttaaatgtctgcgctcggctcaggccatgatcccagggtcctgggatcaaaccccacatcgggctcctgctccgcggagaacctgcctctccctctccctgatgcttggcctgcttgtgctgtcaaataaataaataaaatcttaaaaaaaaaatttttttttgaaaaagaccCAGATTTAAGAAGTgcattccagggcacctgggtggttcaaacGTTAATGTTTAAGCAtccgtcttcagctcaggtcatgatctcccaagTCCTcagaccgagccccacatcaggcttctggctggctcagtgtggagtctgcttttccctctccctctgcctgtgcttgtcTTGTCccctcccaaatgaataaataaaatcttaaaaagaaatgcattctaggggcgcctgggtggctcagtcagttgagtggctgccttcagctcagatcatgatcccaggcaggatcctaggatcgattCCAGCATTAGGCTCCCCGCTtgacggagagcctgcttccccctatctccctctgcctgtcgctctgcctactgtgatctctctctgtcaaataaataaataaaatattatttatttatttatttatttgacagacatgagccacccaggcgccccaaataaataaaatcttgaaaaaaagaaatgcggTCTAACACTCACTGACCCTTATTTAAAGGGATCTCCCATGTCTGGGTGGTTCAAGTGGTTAAGCGCCTACTTTCACctcaggtcgcgatcccagggtcctgtgcttgaatccccatcaggctccttgctcaacagggggcttccccctgcttgtgtgtgggCCCTCTGACTaataaaatcgttttaaaaaatttaaaaaataaaaaatagaggcgcctgggtggctcagtgggttaaagcctctgccttcggctcaggttatggtcccggCGTCTTGGGATCaggcccggcatcgggctctctgctcagcggggagcctgcttcctcctctctctcggctgcctctctgcctgcttgtgatctctctgtcaggtaaataaataaaaactcttaaaaaaataaataaaaaataattaacaaataaaggGATCTTCCATTGATTCACACATTCAGAATTCCCTGGCAAAAGCAGACTAAAATAAGGTACCACGTCACTCGCTAAGCCGGCCAAGGCCTCAAACCCAGGCACTCTCAGACGCCGCCCGCAGGACGCGATGCCGGCGCCACTAACAGGGACCGCGCCTGGACGATCTCTGAAAGCCAGACAGGCGTGCGCCCCTTCCGGAACTCTTCCGGGCGTCCGTTCTGGAACGTGCTCACACGTGTGCCAGCCGACCAAGCGCGAGGACGCTGTCCGTGAAGACGAGAAACTGCCAAGAGCCGACAACACCGCGCACGGCAGCCGCAGGTTCACAAAACAGAGCTCCGCAGCAGCAAACCGAAGGAAGTTGTATGCGGCGTCAAGGAGACACCCCACCAACGGGTGAGTGAACAATGAAGgcgagacacacacacacagcatttctGTGGgactttttttaaagcacaaagcACAAAAACACACCCacaacacacacccacatacacccacacacagagTTTATGGGCAGCACGCACGTgtaataaagaataaagacaagTGAATGCACACGAATGCCTGTCTCTGGGGAGGGACGGGAGGGGACTGGAGAGGGAAGCACTGGGAACCTGAATTTCCATTATGATGTGCCAAagctttcattaaaaagaaaaaaaaccggAAACTTTagagaaaatgataaattcaGTGGGGCCCATGAGTATCCGTGATACTCTGTCCCTTTCTGTAATTCTGAAACGTTGACTTCCACcctctaatttctttcaaaataaactgaatttaaaaaaattgtactgaggggcgcctgggtggctcagtgggttaagccgctgccttcggctcaggtcatgatctcagggtcctgggatcgagccccgcgtcgggctctctgctcagcggggagcctgcttcctcctctctctctgcctgcctctctgcctgcttgtgatctctctgtcaaataaataaaatctttaaaaaaaaaaaaaactgtactgaattaataaaaaaaaagtatcaacaaGTTAAGTACTGTATGGCTCCATTTACATAACATTCTTAACATGaccagaagagagggagggaggagagattcGTAGCTGCCAGGGGTCAGAGAAGTGGATGTGGCTACAAAAGGGTCAGGAAGGGACTTTAGTGGTGATGGATATTTTGTGACTGTCAACATCCTTTCTATTATGCTGTGCAATGGCTTTTCAAGATGGTATCTCCGGGGGAAACTGGATAAAGGTACATGGGATCTCTCGGTATCATTTCTTGAGACTACTGAACACCCTTGGGGCTGAGAGCACAAAGGGACCCACAGGTGCCACACCACCACAGAGCAGCGTGGCAGAGGCCCCCGACACCAGCCTGTCTCGCGCAGTGGTTTTAAGGAAGTGGTgcgtctacggccataccaccctgaacgcgcccgatctcgtctgatcaaGGAAGTGGTGCTGCCTCCTGGGGGCACGACCAGTGACGGGATGGAGGACACTGGCCAGGGTAAGGATGCTCCGAGTCCTGGGCATGAACAGCAGGCACCCCGTATCCTGCTCCTGTCTGGGCTGTCTGCAGACAGCCCCGTGATGAACCCGTCATCTACAATCATTTACACCCACATACAGATCTCGGAGCCAGCCCAGGGATGGCGGGTGTCTGCTCTGCTCTTGGAAGCATGAAGGGTGGGGCCTCGGGCTGGACCAAGAAGCCAGAGCTCCCCTCCTGACCCTCTGGTCTTCCTGGTAGACCAGTCCGAAACCCAAGGAGCCGACTCTGTTCTACACATAAACGCAGATTTCCTGTTTCAGGAGACAGGGGTTTAGATCCCATGATACAGATTTATATACGTGATTTCTATTTACAATAAGTGTTCAGGGATTTAAATCCTGTACAAAACgcagaatttaaatataaacccCATCTCCAAGAAATGGAAC
It encodes:
- the LUC7L gene encoding putative RNA-binding protein Luc7-like 1 isoform X1; this encodes MDLGECTKIHDLALRADYEIASKERDLFFELDAMDHLESFIAECDRRTELAKKRLAETQEEISAEVSAKAEKVHELNEEIGKLLAKAEQLGAEGNVDESQKILMEVEKVRAKKKEAEEEYRNSMPASSFQQQKLRVCEVCSAYLGLHDNDRRLADHFGGKLHLGFIQIREKLDQLRKTVAEKQEKRNQDRLRRREEREREERLSRRSGSRTRDRRRSRSRDRRRRRSRSTSRERRKSSRSRSRDRHRRHRSRSRSHSRGHRRASRDRSAKYK